The DNA segment TTCTTCGACAAGACACGCAATTCTTCCGGCTTGTATTGCAGTGCGGCGTGCAGCACCCGTATGGCCGCGCGCGCTTACCGCAGCCGCAACAAGAAGACCGGAGAACTCGACGCTCCTGCGGTCTGAGCGAACGTATGCTTCTGGCGCGACCGTAGCCACCAGCGAGTCCGGGCCCACTCGGATACGCGCAAGAGTGGAGTGGCCGGCGGCCCTGAACCCTGAGAGTGCCTCCGCTGCGCAGGCGTCCGCTCAGGAGTTCTGTCCGCTTTGCGCGTGCCGACGTCTGGATGATGGGGTGGCGCGGTGATCGACCACGATGGGGCGGGGTCCGTCCGTCCGTTGACCAGGGCTTGGGTGGGCCGGCATCTGAAGGGTGGCGAACGGATTGTCAAATCGGAGGTGCTGCACGGCGGCGTCACCGCCGAGATGCGCAGGCTGACGATCCGCACGCTGGACGGAGATATCCGCGACCTGGTACTGCGGAGCTTCGTCGCACCGTTCTTCGTGGAGCACGCCGAGGACTGGCTGAACCGAGAGGCTTGCGCCCTGACCCTGCTTGCCGGTACCGGCGTGCCGGCTCCCGGACTGGTCGCGGTTGATCCGACCGCCGCGTATTGCGAGTATCCGTCGCTCCTGATGACACATCTGGCGGGCCGGACGGTCCTTGAGGAAGAGGGATTGGAGTCGCGTGTCCCTCTGCTGGCCCGTCAACTCGTGGCGATCCACGCGTTGCGACCCGCCGAGCGACCTCGGGAGTATGAGGCGTGGACGACCGCCGACACCGTCGTCGTTCCGAAGGGCGCCGACGCGGCGGTATGGGCGGCGGCGATCGCCGTGATCCGTAGGCCCGCGCCGCCGTATGAAGGGCGATTCCTGCACCGGGACTTCCACCCCGGCAACGTGCTGTTCGACGTGCTGCCCTCAAGGCCGGCAGGTGCCCGGATCACGGGCGTCGTCGACTGGGCGCAGCCTTCCTGGGGCCCGGCGGATCTCGATGTGGCGCACTGCTCCACCAATCTCGCGTTGCTGCACGGCCCGGCGTGGGGTCTGCGGTTCGCTGAGGCGTACGAGGAGGCCGGCGGGATGCTGGCCGCGACCGCGAGCGAGCGGCTGTACTGGCGGATCCGGGACGGGCTGGCGTTCTCGGAAGCAGTGCAGTGGGTGGCACGGCCGTGGCGGAAGGCGGGAAGGACGGAGCTGACCACGCGGGTTGTGGAGGAGCGGCTGGATGCCTATGTCACCGCCCTGATGGACGTGCTGGGCTGAGCCGAAGCAGCCCGTGGCGGCGGACGGGAGTGTCCAATTAACCTGGCGCTTTCGCGGGGTGGGTTGTCCAAGGGTTGGTCAGAAACGCAGAAAGTGCTCTTGACCTGCAACGGTGGGACTTGCTGAGGGTCCTGTTGGCTGCGGGGGATAGAGCACTTTCCAGGTGAGCGAGCGTATCGCGTCCTACCCGCGTGTCTGTGTCCAGGGTGACGGCCGCCAGGTGGTCTCGCAGGCTGGTGCGGTCCTGCTGGTGGAAACGGTCCGCAAGATCGGCCTTGACCAGGCGGTATCCGTTGCGCTGGAGCCCTGGCGCAAGCCATGAGCCGTCCATGATCCCGGGGAGGTCCTCCTGGACCTCGCGCTCATGGTCGCGATGGGCGGGGACTGTCTGGCCGATGTCGGCATGTTGCGGGCCGAGCCGGTCGTGTTCGGGACGGTCGCCTCCGACCCGACCGTCTCCTGTCTGATCGAGGCCCTCGCTTCCAGCGGCGGCAAGGCCCTACGGGCCCTTCGCGCCGCGCGGGCCGAAGTCCGCGAAGGAGTCTGGCGACTGTCTGGTGACAGGGCGCCCCACGGGGGCGGGGCGGTGACCGTGGACCTGGACGGGGTGCTGGTGATCGCGCACTCCGACAAGGAAGATGCGGCCCCGACCTGGAAGCGGACCTTTGTGCCATCACCCGCTGATGGGGTTCGTCGACCACGGTGCGGGTGGGACCGGGGAGCCCGTTGCTGCCCTGCTACGGCCGGGCAACGCGGGATCAAACACCGCCGGCGATCACATGACGGTCACCCGTCTGGCCTTGGCCCAACTACCGAAGGAGTACCGGCGGGGACGCCGGACCCTGATCCGCAGCGATTCCGCGGGCGGGACACATGACTTCGTCGCCTGGCTCACCCAGCGGGGACGGTGGCTGTCCTACTCGGTCGCCATGGTGATCACCGAGGCGATCCACCAGCACGTACTGAAGGTCCCCGCATCCGCTTGGACCCCGGCCGTCGAGGCGGACGGTGAGATGCGTGACGGGGCCTGGGTCGCCGAACTCACGGGCGACGTCCTTCACGGCTGGTCCAAGGGCATGCGGCTCATTGTCAGGAAAGAACGACCGTATCCTGGCGCCCAGTTGCGGCTGATCGACGCGGACGGCATGCGGCTGACGTGCTTCGCGACGAACACCACCGGCCGGCCGATCGCGGCACTCGAACTCCGCCACCGCCTGCGGGCCCGGGCGGAGGACCGGATCCGGGCCGCCCGCGCCACCGGACTGCGCAACCTCCCCCTGCACCACACCGCGCAGAACCGCATCTGGCTGGAGATCGTGCAGATCGCGCTGGACCTGCTGGCCTTGATGCCGATGCTCGCGTTGGCCGGCAAGGCCAGATGCTGGGAGCCCCGCCGCCTGCGACTCCGTCTGTTCACCGCAGCCGGGCAACTCGTGACCACCAGCCGCCGCCGGATTCTCCGCCTGGCCCGACACTGGCCCTACACCAGCCACATCACCGCAGCCCTCGAACGCCTCAGCCAGCTTCCGAACCCCGGCTGACCAGCCGCTTTCGTCCCAACGACAGCACCACCCACCCCGGAGCAGTGGAACCCGGCGACCACCCGACACGACAGTCGGGCTCTCGGCCTACCCCTCACCCAGCACGCGATACAAA comes from the Streptomyces sp. TS71-3 genome and includes:
- a CDS encoding phosphotransferase family protein; this translates as MIDHDGAGSVRPLTRAWVGRHLKGGERIVKSEVLHGGVTAEMRRLTIRTLDGDIRDLVLRSFVAPFFVEHAEDWLNREACALTLLAGTGVPAPGLVAVDPTAAYCEYPSLLMTHLAGRTVLEEEGLESRVPLLARQLVAIHALRPAERPREYEAWTTADTVVVPKGADAAVWAAAIAVIRRPAPPYEGRFLHRDFHPGNVLFDVLPSRPAGARITGVVDWAQPSWGPADLDVAHCSTNLALLHGPAWGLRFAEAYEEAGGMLAATASERLYWRIRDGLAFSEAVQWVARPWRKAGRTELTTRVVEERLDAYVTALMDVLG